The following coding sequences are from one Bradyrhizobium sp. WSM471 window:
- a CDS encoding F0F1 ATP synthase subunit B' has protein sequence MAESHGGAKGPATGAHTGSEGGHGGGFPPFESGTYASQLVSLAIFFVALYVIVSKLALPRVGGAIEARQNKIEGDLAEAQKLKDQSEAALKAYESELASARSRAQAIGNESRDKANAQADAERKALEEQLAAKLAEAEKTIASTRATAMSNVRGIAADAAGTIVQQLTGVVPDAALVNAAVDASLKG, from the coding sequence ATGGCTGAAAGTCATGGCGGCGCAAAAGGTCCGGCGACGGGCGCCCACACCGGGTCCGAAGGCGGTCACGGTGGCGGTTTTCCGCCGTTCGAGAGCGGCACCTATGCTTCGCAGCTGGTGTCGCTCGCGATCTTCTTCGTCGCGCTTTACGTGATCGTGTCCAAGCTCGCTCTGCCGCGCGTCGGCGGTGCGATCGAGGCGCGTCAGAACAAGATCGAGGGCGACCTCGCCGAAGCGCAGAAGCTGAAGGACCAGTCCGAAGCGGCGCTGAAGGCCTATGAAAGCGAGCTTGCTTCGGCACGCTCGCGCGCGCAGGCCATCGGCAACGAGTCCCGCGACAAGGCGAATGCGCAGGCGGACGCCGAGCGCAAGGCGCTGGAAGAGCAATTGGCGGCGAAGCTCGCCGAGGCGGAGAAGACCATCGCCTCGACCCGTGCGACCGCCATGAGCAACGTCCGCGGCATCGCGGCCGATGCGGCAGGCACCATCGTGCAGCAGCTCACCGGCGTGGTTCCGGACGCGGCGTTGGTCAATGCCGCCGTTGATGCGTCCTTGAAGGGTTAA
- the thrC gene encoding threonine synthase, giving the protein MTRYISTRGEAPELGFCDVMLTGLARDGGLYVPAIWPQLSTDAIAGFFGRPYWEVAVEVIRPFVAGEISDAELGRMANEAYATFRHPAVVPLRQMAPHQFVLELFHGPTLAFKDVAMQLISRLMDHVLAKRGQRTTIVVATSGDTGGAAVDAFAGLENVDLIVLFPHGRISEVQRRMMTTAGAANVHALAVEGNFDDCQAIVKAMFNNHRFRDATALSGVNSINWARIVAQVVYYFTSAVAVGAPARAVDFVVPTGNFGDIFAGYVAKRMGLPVRTLGIAANVNDILARTLKTGIYEVREVHATASPSMDIQISSNFERLLFEAGGRDAASVRRLMDSLKQSGRFVLPDATLAAIREGFDAGRADETETAAAIRAAWREAGELVDPHTAVALAVADRDTTDRTVPSIVLSTAHPAKFPDAVEAACGQRPQLPAWLDGLMTKSEHMKVMKNDQAEVERFVLSVSRAAKQGVAG; this is encoded by the coding sequence TTGACTCGTTATATCTCGACCCGGGGCGAGGCCCCCGAACTCGGCTTCTGCGACGTGATGCTGACCGGGCTCGCCCGCGACGGCGGCCTGTATGTGCCGGCCATTTGGCCGCAACTCTCGACTGACGCCATCGCCGGCTTCTTCGGTCGTCCCTATTGGGAGGTCGCGGTCGAGGTGATCCGCCCCTTCGTCGCCGGCGAGATCTCGGACGCCGAGCTCGGCCGCATGGCGAACGAGGCCTACGCCACCTTCCGCCATCCGGCGGTGGTGCCGCTGCGCCAGATGGCGCCGCACCAGTTCGTGCTGGAGCTGTTCCACGGTCCGACGCTCGCCTTCAAGGACGTGGCGATGCAGCTGATCTCGCGGCTGATGGACCACGTGCTCGCCAAGCGCGGCCAGCGCACCACCATCGTGGTCGCGACTTCGGGCGACACCGGCGGTGCTGCGGTCGACGCGTTTGCGGGGCTCGAAAATGTCGATCTCATCGTGCTGTTCCCGCATGGCCGCATCTCCGAGGTGCAGCGGCGGATGATGACGACGGCGGGCGCGGCCAACGTCCATGCGCTCGCCGTCGAGGGCAATTTCGACGATTGCCAGGCCATCGTGAAGGCGATGTTCAACAACCATCGCTTCCGCGATGCGACGGCGCTGTCCGGCGTCAATTCCATCAATTGGGCGCGCATCGTCGCCCAAGTGGTCTACTATTTCACCTCCGCCGTTGCCGTCGGCGCACCCGCGCGCGCGGTGGACTTCGTCGTGCCGACCGGCAATTTCGGCGACATCTTTGCCGGTTATGTCGCCAAGCGCATGGGTCTTCCGGTGCGGACCTTGGGCATCGCCGCCAACGTCAACGACATCCTGGCGCGTACGCTGAAGACCGGGATCTACGAGGTGCGCGAGGTCCACGCGACGGCGTCGCCGTCGATGGACATCCAGATCTCCTCGAATTTCGAGCGGCTGCTGTTCGAGGCTGGCGGGCGCGATGCCGCCAGCGTGCGCCGTCTGATGGATTCGCTGAAGCAGTCGGGCCGCTTCGTGCTGCCCGATGCGACGCTGGCCGCGATCCGCGAGGGATTCGACGCAGGCCGGGCCGACGAGACCGAGACCGCGGCCGCGATCCGCGCCGCCTGGCGCGAGGCGGGCGAGCTGGTCGATCCCCACACCGCGGTCGCGCTTGCGGTCGCCGACCGCGACACCACGGACCGGACGGTTCCCAGCATCGTGCTGTCCACTGCCCATCCGGCCAAATTCCCTGATGCGGTCGAAGCGGCCTGCGGCCAGCGGCCGCAACTGCCGGCCTGGCTCGATGGTCTGATGACCAAATCCGAACACATGAAGGTGATGAAGAACGACCAGGCCGAGGTCGAGCGGTTCGTGCTGTCGGTCAGCCGCGCCGCGAAACAGGGAGTTGCCGGATGA
- a CDS encoding SURF1 family protein, with protein sequence MNETVRKPRVAGFALFTLFLTAVCIVLGIWQLQRRLAKHELIAALTERLAEAPIALPPPARWPALSPARDEFRRVSFTATYAPLPDAMVYSPGSAVRKDASGPGTWAFVPARLPSGETVVIDAGFVENTMQDRSVEDRAVKKLVTGQAVSFTGYLRFPESPGWLTPAANRDKRLWFVRDHVAIASTLGWGAVAPFYVDLEQPAPENGIPRPGPLDVHLRDDHLQYAITWFTLAGAVLIAFAVWARGRRRG encoded by the coding sequence ATGAACGAGACCGTGCGCAAGCCCCGCGTGGCCGGCTTCGCGCTGTTCACGCTATTCCTGACCGCGGTCTGCATCGTGCTCGGTATCTGGCAATTGCAGCGCCGCCTCGCCAAGCACGAGCTGATCGCCGCCCTCACCGAGCGTCTCGCGGAGGCACCGATCGCTCTGCCGCCGCCGGCACGATGGCCCGCGCTAAGCCCCGCGCGTGATGAATTCCGCCGTGTCAGCTTTACCGCGACCTATGCGCCGTTACCCGATGCGATGGTCTATTCCCCCGGATCCGCCGTACGCAAGGATGCGTCAGGCCCCGGCACCTGGGCGTTCGTGCCGGCCCGGCTGCCGAGCGGCGAGACAGTGGTCATCGATGCGGGCTTCGTCGAAAACACCATGCAGGATCGCAGCGTCGAGGATCGCGCGGTCAAGAAGCTCGTCACGGGGCAGGCGGTCTCGTTCACCGGCTATCTGCGCTTCCCCGAGTCACCTGGCTGGCTGACCCCGGCGGCGAACCGCGACAAGCGGCTGTGGTTCGTGCGCGATCACGTGGCGATCGCGAGCACGCTGGGCTGGGGCGCGGTTGCGCCGTTCTATGTCGATCTCGAGCAGCCGGCACCCGAGAACGGCATTCCGCGGCCGGGACCGCTCGACGTGCATCTCAGGGACGATCACCTGCAATACGCCATCACCTGGTTCACGCTTGCAGGCGCCGTGCTCATCGCCTTCGCCGTATGGGCAAGAGGGCGGCGACGGGGTTGA
- a CDS encoding pitrilysin family protein encodes MSVEISKLASGLTVVTDKMPHLETAALGVWAGVGGRDEKPNEHGISHLLEHMAFKGTTKRSSREIVEEIEAVGGDLNAGTSTETTSYYARVLKADVPLALDVLADILANPAFEPDELEREKNVIVQEIGAAQDTPDDVVFEHLNELCYPDQPMGRSLLGTAKTLRAFSRDSLRDYLSTHYRGPDMVVAAAGAVDHKQVVAEVEQRFASFDGTAGPKPQPAQFGKGGTKVVHRELEQAHLTLALEGVPQTDLSLFSLQVFTNILGGGMSSRLFQEVREKRGLCYSIYSFHAPYTDTGFFGLYTGTDPADAPEMMEVVVDIMNDSVETLTEVEIARAKAQMKAGLLMALESCSSRAEQLARHVLAYGRPQTAEELVARIDAVSVESTRDAARALLSRSRPAVVALGSGRGLDTAVSFAEGLTRARAKARLH; translated from the coding sequence ATGAGCGTCGAGATTTCCAAGCTTGCGTCCGGCCTGACTGTCGTCACCGACAAGATGCCTCATCTCGAGACCGCGGCGCTCGGCGTCTGGGCCGGCGTCGGCGGGCGTGACGAGAAGCCCAACGAGCACGGCATCTCGCATCTTCTGGAACATATGGCGTTCAAGGGCACCACGAAGCGCTCCTCGCGCGAGATCGTCGAGGAGATCGAGGCGGTCGGCGGCGACCTCAATGCCGGCACCTCGACCGAGACCACATCCTATTATGCGCGGGTGCTGAAGGCCGACGTGCCGCTCGCGCTCGACGTGCTCGCCGATATCCTGGCCAATCCCGCCTTCGAGCCCGACGAGCTCGAGCGCGAGAAGAACGTCATCGTGCAGGAGATCGGCGCGGCGCAGGACACGCCAGACGACGTCGTCTTCGAGCATCTCAACGAGCTCTGCTATCCCGACCAGCCGATGGGCCGCTCGCTGCTCGGCACCGCGAAGACCTTGCGCGCCTTCAGCCGCGACTCCTTGCGCGACTATCTGTCGACGCATTACCGCGGGCCGGACATGGTGGTGGCGGCAGCCGGCGCGGTCGATCACAAGCAGGTGGTCGCCGAGGTCGAGCAGCGCTTTGCCAGTTTTGACGGGACAGCGGGTCCCAAGCCGCAACCCGCACAGTTCGGCAAGGGCGGCACCAAGGTGGTGCATCGCGAGCTCGAGCAGGCGCATCTGACGCTGGCGCTGGAGGGCGTGCCGCAGACCGATCTGTCGCTGTTCTCGCTCCAGGTCTTCACCAATATCCTCGGCGGCGGGATGTCGTCGCGGCTGTTTCAGGAGGTGCGCGAGAAGCGCGGCCTCTGTTACTCGATCTACTCGTTCCACGCGCCCTATACCGACACCGGCTTCTTCGGCCTCTACACCGGCACCGATCCGGCCGATGCCCCCGAGATGATGGAGGTCGTGGTCGATATCATGAATGATTCGGTCGAGACCCTGACCGAGGTCGAGATCGCGCGGGCCAAGGCGCAGATGAAGGCGGGTCTGCTGATGGCGCTGGAGAGCTGTTCGTCCCGTGCCGAGCAGCTCGCCCGGCATGTGCTGGCCTATGGCCGGCCCCAGACCGCCGAGGAGCTGGTGGCCCGGATCGACGCCGTCAGCGTCGAATCGACCCGGGATGCGGCGCGTGCGCTGCTTTCGCGCAGCCGCCCTGCGGTTGTCGCATTGGGCAGTGGCAGGGGTCTGGACACGGCGGTGTCTTTTGCGGAAGGATTGACCCGGGCACGCGCCAAGGCGCGGCTGCATTAG
- a CDS encoding GNAT family N-acetyltransferase, producing the protein MALFRLPSSGPAALAPRGNGLLLRAPQMSDFLQWAHLRESSRDYLTPWEPIWPSDDLTRSGFRRRLRRYSEDIAADRSYPFLIFRELDGAMVGGITLANVRRGIVQAGTIGYWVGKPHAQRGYMTAALRVLLPTLFGELNLHRVEAACIPTNAPSIRVLEKCGFSREGLARRYLCINGIWQDHLLFGLLHEDFRG; encoded by the coding sequence ATGGCCCTCTTTCGCCTGCCATCCAGTGGACCCGCCGCTCTCGCGCCGCGCGGCAACGGCCTGTTGCTACGCGCGCCGCAGATGTCGGATTTCCTGCAATGGGCCCATCTGCGCGAGTCCAGCCGCGATTACCTGACGCCCTGGGAGCCGATCTGGCCGTCGGACGATCTCACGCGCTCCGGTTTCCGCCGTCGCCTGCGGCGCTATTCCGAGGACATCGCGGCGGACCGATCCTATCCCTTTCTGATCTTCCGGGAGCTCGACGGCGCCATGGTCGGCGGCATCACGCTCGCCAATGTCCGCCGCGGCATCGTCCAGGCCGGCACCATCGGCTATTGGGTCGGCAAGCCCCACGCCCAGCGCGGCTACATGACGGCCGCGCTGCGGGTGCTGCTGCCGACGCTGTTCGGCGAGCTCAATCTGCACCGGGTCGAGGCCGCCTGCATCCCGACCAATGCGCCCTCGATCCGGGTGCTGGAGAAGTGCGGTTTCTCCCGTGAGGGGCTGGCGCGCCGCTATCTCTGCATCAACGGGATCTGGCAGGACCATTTGCTGTTCGGTCTGCTGCACGAGGATTTCCGCGGCTGA
- a CDS encoding nuclear transport factor 2 family protein, whose amino-acid sequence MSDFDQMGIVIDWVDACRKGDLATLLDLYADDAQVECTCNGTQRYRGRSELEAYWQPRLSAFSSAGFGLEEIHPAPHGVDLEYSVAGALRIRASFCFSPDGKIRTTLCEPARQNAQLGCAC is encoded by the coding sequence GTGAGCGATTTCGACCAGATGGGAATTGTCATCGACTGGGTGGATGCCTGCAGGAAGGGCGACCTCGCGACGCTTCTCGACCTCTATGCGGACGACGCCCAGGTCGAATGCACGTGTAACGGCACGCAGCGCTATCGCGGCCGGAGCGAGCTCGAAGCCTATTGGCAGCCGCGGCTCAGCGCTTTCTCGTCGGCCGGTTTCGGGTTGGAGGAAATCCATCCTGCACCCCACGGCGTCGATCTCGAATATTCCGTCGCCGGTGCGCTGCGCATTCGCGCCTCATTTTGTTTTAGCCCCGACGGCAAGATCCGCACCACCTTGTGCGAGCCGGCGCGACAGAACGCGCAGCTTGGCTGCGCGTGCTAG
- a CDS encoding F0F1 ATP synthase subunit C produces MDPAAAKLIGAGIACIGMGGAGVGVGVIFGNYLAAAVRNPSAAQGQFGNLIFGFAVTEALGIFSLLIALLLLFVPL; encoded by the coding sequence ATGGATCCGGCAGCAGCAAAACTTATCGGCGCGGGCATCGCATGCATCGGCATGGGCGGCGCGGGCGTCGGCGTCGGCGTGATCTTCGGCAACTACCTCGCCGCAGCCGTTCGCAACCCCTCGGCCGCTCAGGGCCAGTTCGGCAATCTGATCTTCGGCTTCGCCGTGACCGAAGCGCTCGGCATTTTCTCGCTGCTGATCGCGCTGCTGCTGCTGTTCGTTCCGCTCTGA
- a CDS encoding histidine kinase — protein MWRRFSFRTQLFLPLGMSFLAALIMSGVLLQIFATDQLADENEPGRRSIQTVAAALNNTLRTSNNPRQTLDAFVHSLDTSSDIQFRAAEMGPASSARDGPRKPHGVPQWFVDLLTVPDMEAAAPVTIDDKRVGDLVFRPDLSADLFEKWIGFLALTILLAMLMVLTGTIAYVFAGSALRPLQDLGVGLTRMRRGDYATPIPVGGPPEIRQSCEEANALAETLAQLSRDNRDLLHRLVSLQDDERRDLARELHDELGPLLFSIRAGTIALADASPPAGNPGSSAQDVLQSVEALQQTNRRILDRLRPLYIEELGLETSVQTLLRNFRKQAPSINLTDTIDPDLNAIDGPLAQTVYRVIQEALTNVLRHAGASNAHVQATFAGETIVIEISDDGGGFPEGNVFGRGLTGMHERVRALSGSLSLLRVDARTYVRCRLPAAPAREAPVND, from the coding sequence ATGTGGCGCCGCTTCTCGTTCAGGACCCAACTGTTTCTGCCGCTCGGGATGAGCTTCCTCGCCGCGCTGATCATGAGCGGCGTGCTGCTCCAGATCTTCGCGACCGACCAATTGGCGGACGAGAACGAGCCGGGGCGGCGTTCGATCCAGACCGTTGCCGCCGCGCTCAACAACACCCTGCGCACCTCGAACAATCCGCGGCAGACGCTCGACGCCTTTGTCCATTCTCTGGACACCTCCTCCGATATCCAATTCCGTGCCGCGGAGATGGGTCCCGCGTCCTCAGCGAGGGACGGCCCGCGCAAGCCGCATGGCGTCCCGCAATGGTTTGTCGACCTGCTCACCGTTCCGGACATGGAGGCAGCAGCTCCGGTGACGATCGACGACAAGCGTGTCGGCGATCTCGTCTTCCGGCCGGACCTGTCGGCCGACCTGTTCGAGAAGTGGATCGGCTTTCTCGCGTTGACCATCCTCCTTGCCATGCTGATGGTGCTCACCGGCACCATTGCCTATGTTTTCGCGGGATCGGCCCTGCGCCCACTGCAAGATCTCGGCGTAGGCCTCACGCGGATGCGGCGCGGCGACTACGCAACGCCGATCCCGGTCGGAGGACCGCCGGAAATCCGGCAAAGCTGCGAGGAAGCCAACGCGCTGGCCGAAACGCTGGCGCAATTGAGCCGGGACAATCGCGACCTGCTGCATCGGCTGGTGTCGCTCCAGGACGATGAGCGGCGCGATCTCGCGCGCGAACTGCACGACGAACTCGGTCCGCTGCTGTTCAGCATCCGCGCCGGCACGATCGCATTGGCCGACGCCTCGCCCCCGGCGGGAAATCCCGGCAGTTCGGCGCAGGATGTGTTGCAATCGGTCGAGGCGCTCCAGCAGACCAACCGCCGCATCCTGGACCGGTTGCGACCGCTCTACATCGAGGAATTGGGTCTGGAGACCAGTGTGCAGACGCTGCTCCGGAATTTTCGCAAGCAGGCGCCGTCCATCAACCTGACGGACACGATTGATCCGGATCTCAACGCGATCGACGGGCCGCTGGCCCAGACCGTCTATCGCGTGATTCAGGAAGCGCTGACCAACGTGCTGCGCCATGCCGGCGCCAGCAATGCCCATGTGCAGGCGACCTTCGCCGGCGAGACGATCGTCATCGAGATTTCCGACGACGGCGGCGGCTTTCCCGAAGGCAATGTGTTCGGCCGCGGCCTGACCGGCATGCATGAGCGCGTGCGCGCGCTCAGCGGATCGCTGTCACTGCTGCGCGTGGACGCCAGGACCTATGTGCGCTGCCGCCTTCCCGCCGCACCGGCACGCGAGGCGCCGGTCAACGATTGA
- a CDS encoding response regulator transcription factor has protein sequence MQDTAKPATRVLIVDDHPVVLSGCRTLFASDHSIRIDEATDAKSGHRAYVSKRPDVTVIDISLPDVSGFELMRRIRKDDPDAKIIMFSMNDDPAFVVRAVELGAQGYVSKGDDPRILLKAVRKVVAGDNFISPQLAEAVTFSGAAIKANPASLMTPRELEILRLLGRGDKIVEVAEALGISYKTVANTTSLLKQKLGAKNHSDLIRIAVEIGMN, from the coding sequence ATGCAAGATACTGCCAAGCCGGCGACCCGCGTCCTGATTGTCGACGACCATCCCGTGGTGCTGTCCGGTTGCCGCACCCTGTTCGCCTCCGACCATTCGATCCGGATCGACGAGGCGACCGACGCCAAATCCGGGCATCGCGCCTATGTCAGCAAGCGGCCCGACGTCACCGTGATTGACATCAGCCTGCCCGACGTCTCCGGCTTTGAATTGATGCGACGCATTCGCAAGGACGATCCCGACGCCAAGATCATCATGTTCAGCATGAACGACGATCCGGCCTTCGTGGTGCGGGCGGTCGAGCTGGGGGCGCAGGGCTACGTCTCCAAGGGCGACGATCCCCGGATCCTGCTCAAGGCGGTGCGCAAGGTGGTTGCGGGTGACAATTTCATTTCACCGCAGCTCGCGGAAGCCGTGACGTTTTCCGGCGCGGCGATCAAGGCCAATCCTGCCTCGCTGATGACGCCGCGAGAGCTCGAGATTCTTCGTCTGCTGGGGCGAGGCGACAAGATCGTCGAGGTCGCCGAGGCGCTCGGCATCTCCTACAAGACCGTCGCCAACACCACCTCCCTGCTCAAGCAGAAGCTCGGTGCCAAGAACCATTCCGACCTGATCCGGATCGCGGTGGAAATCGGGATGAACTGA
- a CDS encoding F0F1 ATP synthase subunit B (Produces ATP from ADP in the presence of a proton gradient across the membrane. Subunit B is part of the membrane proton channel.), which translates to MFFDPETWVAIAFVILMVVFGYLGVFKKAMTALDHRADRIKAELDDATRLKQEAAKVLADYKARTASAEREAADIIANAKSEAERIAIEAKAKVEDFVARRTKTAEGKIALAEAQAVADVRAAAAEAAVQAASTILSQSVKGQVADDLLAKGITEVRQKLN; encoded by the coding sequence ATGTTCTTCGATCCTGAAACCTGGGTCGCCATCGCCTTCGTGATCCTCATGGTCGTGTTCGGCTATCTCGGGGTCTTCAAGAAGGCCATGACTGCGCTCGACCATCGCGCCGATCGCATCAAGGCCGAGCTCGACGACGCGACGCGCCTCAAGCAGGAAGCCGCCAAGGTGCTCGCCGACTACAAGGCGCGCACCGCCTCGGCCGAACGCGAGGCCGCCGACATCATCGCGAACGCGAAGAGCGAAGCCGAGCGCATCGCAATCGAGGCCAAGGCCAAGGTGGAAGATTTCGTCGCTCGCCGCACCAAGACCGCGGAGGGCAAGATCGCGCTCGCCGAGGCCCAGGCGGTGGCCGATGTTCGCGCCGCAGCCGCGGAAGCCGCCGTCCAGGCCGCCTCCACGATCCTGTCGCAGTCGGTCAAAGGCCAGGTCGCCGACGATCTGCTCGCCAAGGGCATCACCGAAGTCAGGCAGAAGCTGAACTGA